In Gammaproteobacteria bacterium, the genomic stretch GATCGCGTCGATCAATCCATATACAAGGCGTTAAAATTGCTTTCTAAGCAGCCGGTAAAAAGGGTCGCCGCGGGAAAGAGTACGTTTGACTACGTTGTGCGTACCGAAGGCCTGGCTAATGCGTTTGAATTTATGATGGCGCTGCAACAGCGTTATGGTGGACCGGGAACCATCACGCGTGAAATGGAAAACGGTGCCTTGCTGGTAGTGCGCGCCGGAGCTGGCGACGTTGATATTCAGTTTGACTAAACTCGTGAAGATTTGTGTTTGGGAATTTTAATTCAGTAAAAGGAAGGTGAATCGATGAAATTGAAACAGCTTGTAGTGTTGTCTGTCGTGGGCGTGGCCTTGTCTGCTTGCGGTGGAAAAAATGTGAAGCAGGAAGTTGCGGATTGTGTGTTTCCGAATACCGAGACTGCTGCACCGGGTTGGATTTGTGATGAACCGGTACCGGGCCTGGATGTTCAAGCCGTGGGCATCTCTGAAAAATCCGGTGCGGGCATGAGCTTCATGAAAGATATCGCTGCCGCAGATGCGCGTGGTCGTTTGGCCGAGCAGGTTAAGGTCAAGGTCAACAAGATGGTCAAGAACTACATGGGCACCACTGGACGTGGCGATTCGGAAACCGTTGATGCTGCTGCCAGCAGCACCTTAAAGACCATCTCGTCCGAAAACCTGGTGGGCTCAAAAGTATACAAGTCACGCACTGGCCCGAACGGCAGATTGTTTGTTCTTGTTGGTATAGACGAAAATGCAGCCAAGAAGATTGCTGAAACTGCATTGAAAACGAGCATGAACAATGAGAAGGCATTGTGGCAGCAATTCGTCGCGCAAAAATCACACGATGAAATGGCGGCGGAAATTGCCAAGGAATATGGTCGTTAATCGAACCGGCTTGCAGGGAATTAAACCATGGTCAGAGTCTTACTGACATTATTCGTGTTTGTGTCTGCGGGTGCGGGTGTCCTGAATGCTCAGGATGCCCGCGCTGCCGGGTATATACTTTCAGCGGAAGGGAGTGGTCCATCGCTGGATGAGGCAAAAGCCGCCGCGGTTACCGAATTGGGAAAAAGCATTATTGCGAAAGTTGAGTCTACCTTTCGTAGTGATGTGAAAGTGAACAACGATCAAGTCAATCGGGACATGCAGTCGATCAAGCAAGTGCGTTCCGATCAGCTGCTTAAAGGCGTGCGCTATAGTGGAGAACGTCAGGATGGCGAAGGCTATCATATTACTGCTGGTCTGGATCAAAGCGGCGTAAATGACACGGTTAACTATATGCGCGAGCAGCTCGACGGTGATCTGAGTGTTCGCAATCGTGAGCAGCTGGGCGCGGCATTGAAAATTGTCGATCATATGCAGGCGTTCATTTCGACTGTTCCAAAAATTGCCTTGTCTTCATTTCCTGATATCGACAAGTGGTTGGCGGATCGTCGGCACGAAATTCTGCAGCGTATGAATCAAGGGCGCGTCGAGTTTATCAGTCCTGTGCCAGAATACACTATTTCGATAGATGGTAAATCTGCGGTTTCCGGACAATATTTTCCGCCTGGACACTACCAGTTTTCTGCTAGTGCAGAAGGCTATCGCAGCTTTAATGGCACGTTCTCAGTGAGTGAGGGGGAGATTGCAAAGGTCAATCTTCCGTTTGTTAAAGTTATGGATAACAAGTCTGTGAGCCTACAGATTAGCGACGGATTTGAATTCCTGCACGATAGCCTGAAAACCATACTTGAAGATATGGGGGTAGCGATTTCCTCGGGTAGTAAACATGAAGTGAAAGTCACCATCGACGATGAAGTAAAAGACGTGGATGGTTTTTCTTCTCATAGCATTAAGGTGCAGATCGTCGCGATGAAAAACGGTAAACGGGTAAACCGGGTGCGTTTTTCAAAGAACATGACGGCGGAAAGTGGCGACCAGATCAAATTGCGTAAGACACTACAGCCGCTGGTGGAGAAGGGTATGATAGGTTTGTTCTCACGCATGGAAGTGGAAGAGTACTTTTCCGGCAAGTAAGTGGTCTGCCTTTGTTCTAATTCTACGATATCAAGACTCTGTGCCTGCTTTGAAAGGCCAGAGTCTTTGATCTCCCAATTATAAACACGCATAATCCTCCAATGAAACCAATACGTATTTTTCGACACGTAGATTGTGAAGGTCCAGGATTCTTGCAGGATTTTCTCGATGTGCAAGGCGTTCCTAGTGAATTAGTTAAGATAGACGAAGGCATGCCGGTGCCAATGACTATCGATGACGTTTCCGGTTTGGTTTTTATGGGCGGTTCGATGAGCGTTAATGACGATTTGCCCTGGATCGTGCAGGAATTGGATTTGATTCGCCGCGCCGCAAATTCAAAGTTGCCAGTACTGGGTCATTGTCTTGGTGGCCAATTGATCGCAAAGGCATTAGGTGGTCAGGTGACAGCCAATCAGGTCAAAGAAATAGGCTGGTTTGAAGTGACTCGCAGCTCAACAGCAGCCGCGCAGCAGTGGCTGGCCGATATGCCGGAGACGATGACTGTTTATCACTGGCATGGCGAAATGTTTAGCTTGCCACCGGGCGCGCAACTCATACTGGAAAACCTGAATTGCCCACACCAGGCCTTTGTCGTCGGGAATATGTTGGCCATGCAGTGTCATGTTGAAATGACTGTCGATCTGGTAAGAGAATGGGCGTCGCGGTTTGAAGATCAACTGCGCCCAGGAAGTGAAACTGTGCAAACACCAGAGCAAATGTTGGCAGGACTGGAGATGAAAGTCGAGAATCTTCAAAACTATGCCAGGCATATTTACTCACACTGGTTATCACGTGTTGCTACCTGACGTAACAATATGTCCGATATAAACTTCGATCAATTGGCTGAGCGTTTTCAGCGAAATATCTATGGTACTACCAAGGGTCGCATTCGACTGGAAATTCTCAGACGCGATTTGACCGAGGTGTTAGCTAGTGCGCGCAATTTTGAAAATGTGAAAATATTAGACGCTGGTTGTGGCATGGCTCAGATAAGCACCCATTTGGCAGAGCAAGGCCATCATGTCGTTTTGAACGATGTTTCGAAAATAATGTTGGATGCAGCACAGAAGAGTTTCGAACAAAAAGGAATGTCGCAACAATATCGACTTGTTTGTGGACCGCTACAGGATTTGCGAGCGCAACATGATGCATTCTTCGATTTGATAATGAATCATGCTGTTCTGGAGTGGACGGAGTCTCCTAAGCAGGCGCTCGACGATTTAGTCTACATGCTTAAACCCGGCGGCTACTTATCGCTAATGTTTTACAATATTCACTCGTTGGTGTTTCGTAATCTCGTGCGTGGCAATCTGTACAAAGTCGATCGCTCTGACTGGGCGGGCACGGGAGAGGGAAGTTTGACGCCAATCAACCCACTTGATCCAGATGAGGTATTCAATTGGCTGGAGCAGCATAATATGAAAATTTTATGCAAATCCGGTGTGCGGGTATTTCAAGACTACATGTCACGGCACAATCGTGAACATGTCAGTGACGATGACATCGTTGCGACAGAATTGAAATATAGTCGACAGGAGCCGTATCTGCATCTCGGTCGTTATATTCACGTCGTTTGCCAGAAATTTTCGTGAGGGGAGCCAAAAACAATGTTCGGATTTGTAAAGAAAGTTGAGATGCCTACCCGCGAGTCCGCTTTGCCTGGGAGACAAAATCCCGTTGTGGTATCGGGAACACACTTCGTTAACGGTAACAACGTGGTCATGCCTTTTCCAGAAAATATGCAAATGGCATTGTTTGGTCTCGGCTGTTTTTGGGGGGCGGAAAAGGCCTTTTGGCAACTACCCGGTGTTTTCTCAACGATGGTGGGCTATGCCGCCGGCTTTACGCCAAATGCGACTTATGAAGAAGTATGTTCTGGCATGACCGGGCACAATGAAGTGGTGCGCGTGGTATTTGATCCGAGGCAAATTAGTTATATTCAACTACTCCGTGTTTTTTGGGAGTCACATAATCCTACTCAGGGTATGCGTCAGGGAAATGATGTCGGTACCCAGTATCGATCAGGAATTTATTGTTACGATGAGGAGCAGCGATCGCTGGCGACAGACAGTAAAACCCATTATCAACAACGACTGTCAGCAAATGGACTTGGTGATATAACTACTGAAATCCTGGCGGCACCAACGTTTTATTACGCGGAAGACTATCATCAGCAATATCTTGCCAAGAATCCTAATGGCTATTGTGGGCTAGGTGGGACGCGGATTGCCTACGATTAGGCAATAGCTGAAAGCGGATTAAAAGAGAATTTGTTAACGGGTACGTGGCAAAGTATTCGGATTCCTTCCTCTTGCGACACGGCAGACAAATCGACGTCAATAAGAGGATTTAACATACGTTTTGCCTTCAGGTTATAAATCTGGCGTACCATAGGCGTCTTGACTTTTTCACTGTTCTGTTGAAACACAACACCGACGTTGCCATTGTTCAGCGCTACGAGCGTGCCCACCGGGTATAGGCCGATACAGTGTATAAATTGATTGATCAAATCCTTCGAAAAACTTCTATCTTTTTCGGCATGAATTAAAAGTAAGGCATCTGTCGCGGGACGGGCTTCTCGGTAAAGTTTGTGAGAAGTGATGGCGTCATAGGTGTCGGCAATGGCTGATATTTGTCCTGCAAGACTGATTTGTTTGTCTTTTAAACCGTTTGGGTAACCACTACCGTTGAAACGTTCGTGATGCTGCGCAACCGCCAGAACTACTTCTTCGTCAAAGTCCTCGCATGCAGATAAAATTTTCTGGGCTTTGTCGCTGTGTAGGCGAACCAGAGAAAACTCTTCATCTGTTAATCTGCCTTGTTTATACAAAATATTCGAAGGTATGAATACTTTACCCAGGTCATTCAATAAGGCGCCAACAGCAATACTTCTTACACGTGATGCGTCAAGTCCAAGAAATATGGAAAAGCGCGCGGCAATCACGGATGCGCTAATCGCATGTTTGAGCAGGTAATCATCTTTGCTCTTATTCAGGCAAAAACACACCAAGGCATCTGGGTTACGTTGGATCGATTCGATGAAGCTGTCAACAACGGGAAACAATGATTGAAAATCTGCCGGTTTACCTTTTTTGGTAACTGCAAAGACGTTGTGCACTATCGTCCAGGCCTGTTTATAAA encodes the following:
- a CDS encoding methyltransferase domain-containing protein produces the protein MSDINFDQLAERFQRNIYGTTKGRIRLEILRRDLTEVLASARNFENVKILDAGCGMAQISTHLAEQGHHVVLNDVSKIMLDAAQKSFEQKGMSQQYRLVCGPLQDLRAQHDAFFDLIMNHAVLEWTESPKQALDDLVYMLKPGGYLSLMFYNIHSLVFRNLVRGNLYKVDRSDWAGTGEGSLTPINPLDPDEVFNWLEQHNMKILCKSGVRVFQDYMSRHNREHVSDDDIVATELKYSRQEPYLHLGRYIHVVCQKFS
- the msrA gene encoding peptide-methionine (S)-S-oxide reductase MsrA — encoded protein: MFGFVKKVEMPTRESALPGRQNPVVVSGTHFVNGNNVVMPFPENMQMALFGLGCFWGAEKAFWQLPGVFSTMVGYAAGFTPNATYEEVCSGMTGHNEVVRVVFDPRQISYIQLLRVFWESHNPTQGMRQGNDVGTQYRSGIYCYDEEQRSLATDSKTHYQQRLSANGLGDITTEILAAPTFYYAEDYHQQYLAKNPNGYCGLGGTRIAYD
- a CDS encoding HD-GYP domain-containing protein — protein: MGVIQKEVLESIAQGASVVPIEQELRKSIGIYKQAWTIVHNVFAVTKKGKPADFQSLFPVVDSFIESIQRNPDALVCFCLNKSKDDYLLKHAISASVIAARFSIFLGLDASRVRSIAVGALLNDLGKVFIPSNILYKQGRLTDEEFSLVRLHSDKAQKILSACEDFDEEVVLAVAQHHERFNGSGYPNGLKDKQISLAGQISAIADTYDAITSHKLYREARPATDALLLIHAEKDRSFSKDLINQFIHCIGLYPVGTLVALNNGNVGVVFQQNSEKVKTPMVRQIYNLKAKRMLNPLIDVDLSAVSQEEGIRILCHVPVNKFSFNPLSAIA
- a CDS encoding LPP20 family lipoprotein, which encodes MKLKQLVVLSVVGVALSACGGKNVKQEVADCVFPNTETAAPGWICDEPVPGLDVQAVGISEKSGAGMSFMKDIAAADARGRLAEQVKVKVNKMVKNYMGTTGRGDSETVDAAASSTLKTISSENLVGSKVYKSRTGPNGRLFVLVGIDENAAKKIAETALKTSMNNEKALWQQFVAQKSHDEMAAEIAKEYGR
- a CDS encoding type 1 glutamine amidotransferase, which codes for MKPIRIFRHVDCEGPGFLQDFLDVQGVPSELVKIDEGMPVPMTIDDVSGLVFMGGSMSVNDDLPWIVQELDLIRRAANSKLPVLGHCLGGQLIAKALGGQVTANQVKEIGWFEVTRSSTAAAQQWLADMPETMTVYHWHGEMFSLPPGAQLILENLNCPHQAFVVGNMLAMQCHVEMTVDLVREWASRFEDQLRPGSETVQTPEQMLAGLEMKVENLQNYARHIYSHWLSRVAT